Proteins from a genomic interval of Mesotoga sp. UBA6090:
- a CDS encoding ABC transporter substrate-binding protein, whose product MRRLFLLVMMLILFSTSFAEALVKRGTEEEFSYSELAGGSITLPVDTTFMFIPGFELSEGDFWVTFAIQDPLFRWASGDELSPCLVEKYELLNSNKSLYIKLREDIFWYDGTPITGADIEYSIRAWKSAENSPVYEALNDPRFGWVSVVDSKTVVFNFNDSYPEFLNSLRTGILAKHIYSDRLGIEPESLEESMKMDKPPIEATSGPFVLDPASVKGNIILKRSPNWHGGSGDGLFPLVFESWPEKSLLDEIRLVEVAEPLDRIEMFKTGELHLLFSESDHNESLLNESASGKFKSGSFPDGTYHIVLMNHRNGLLAERGVRQALKMSIDYESLLKALPDSIGTFIPVDPRTSIFKTLQAQIVDLPYDPDKAKTFLSNAGYPGSITLSIKVYHGVENTLLEELQKSWDKIGVKLEVERLDWGSLLRDIDEGDYELAYLRVEAFEYPEIAPWTNEYEHDLKTGWEVGYVNQQIFRIMRRAAIEPNWSSRTPYYLGSYRIWTNDVPILVLAYDLSYVFWNSQLSGPVPDRGELYENLAEWYLQK is encoded by the coding sequence GTGCGGAGACTATTTTTACTCGTTATGATGCTAATCTTGTTTTCTACTAGTTTCGCCGAGGCTCTTGTAAAAAGAGGAACGGAAGAGGAGTTTTCCTACTCTGAGCTTGCTGGAGGTTCTATTACACTGCCGGTCGATACTACGTTCATGTTTATTCCTGGCTTTGAGCTTTCGGAGGGCGATTTCTGGGTTACTTTTGCGATTCAAGACCCGCTTTTCAGATGGGCAAGCGGCGACGAATTGAGTCCGTGCCTAGTAGAAAAGTATGAGCTTTTAAATTCGAACAAGTCTCTTTACATAAAGCTCAGAGAAGATATTTTCTGGTATGACGGAACGCCTATAACCGGCGCGGATATAGAGTATTCGATAAGAGCATGGAAGAGCGCCGAAAATTCTCCGGTCTATGAGGCTCTTAATGACCCACGGTTTGGCTGGGTTTCCGTTGTCGACAGCAAGACTGTGGTTTTCAATTTCAATGATTCATATCCAGAATTCTTGAACTCTTTGAGAACGGGCATACTCGCCAAACACATTTACTCCGACAGACTTGGAATCGAACCGGAGAGTCTGGAAGAGAGCATGAAGATGGATAAACCTCCTATCGAAGCTACTTCGGGGCCCTTCGTACTCGATCCGGCAAGCGTGAAAGGCAACATTATTCTGAAGAGAAGCCCGAACTGGCACGGAGGATCTGGAGACGGTCTCTTTCCGTTAGTATTCGAGAGTTGGCCTGAAAAGAGTCTTCTAGATGAGATAAGGCTTGTGGAAGTGGCGGAGCCTCTGGACAGAATTGAAATGTTCAAAACGGGCGAGCTGCATCTTCTCTTCAGTGAATCGGATCACAACGAGTCTCTTCTTAATGAATCGGCTTCGGGAAAGTTCAAATCAGGAAGCTTCCCTGATGGCACTTATCATATTGTTCTTATGAACCATAGAAACGGCCTGCTGGCAGAAAGGGGAGTTAGGCAGGCGCTCAAGATGTCTATAGATTATGAATCACTTCTTAAAGCCCTCCCCGACTCCATTGGGACTTTCATCCCTGTGGATCCTAGGACGTCCATTTTTAAGACTTTGCAAGCTCAGATAGTGGATCTTCCGTACGATCCGGATAAGGCAAAGACCTTTCTTTCAAATGCAGGTTATCCCGGTAGCATAACTTTGTCGATCAAGGTCTATCATGGAGTTGAGAATACATTACTGGAGGAGCTCCAGAAGAGCTGGGACAAAATAGGTGTGAAGCTCGAAGTGGAAAGGCTCGATTGGGGAAGCCTTCTTCGTGACATAGACGAAGGCGATTACGAGCTGGCCTATCTTCGAGTCGAGGCCTTCGAGTATCCCGAGATAGCCCCATGGACCAATGAGTATGAGCATGATTTGAAGACAGGCTGGGAAGTAGGTTATGTGAATCAGCAGATTTTCAGGATTATGAGAAGGGCAGCCATTGAACCCAACTGGTCAAGTCGTACTCCTTATTATCTCGGATCATACAGGATATGGACGAATGATGTGCCGATTCTAGTTCTTGCCTACGATCTCTCTTACGTTTTTTGGAATAGCCAGCTCAGTGGGCCGGTCCCGGACAGAGGAGAGCTTTACGAGAATCTTGCTGAATGGTATTTGCAGAAATGA
- a CDS encoding bifunctional 4-hydroxy-2-oxoglutarate aldolase/2-dehydro-3-deoxy-phosphogluconate aldolase: MKNIILQERIMAVIRSDSVERCVEIGRSCFRGGVKILEITFTVPDAPKAISILSKEIEGAYVGAGTVITDDQFSKAVKSGAKYVVSPHLSEELAIQSRALETLYLPGIMTPTEYVKATGLGCSMVKVFPGDVLSPSFVKSLRGPFPEALCVVSGGVNLDNIDTWFKAGTAAVGIGSDLTKGTPEEIEEKARQYVAKVKSFFG, from the coding sequence GTGAAGAATATTATCCTGCAGGAACGGATAATGGCCGTCATCAGAAGCGACAGCGTGGAGAGATGTGTCGAGATTGGAAGAAGCTGTTTCAGGGGAGGCGTGAAGATCCTTGAAATAACCTTCACTGTTCCCGACGCCCCCAAGGCGATTTCAATTCTCTCGAAAGAAATAGAGGGTGCCTACGTTGGAGCTGGAACGGTTATCACAGACGACCAGTTCAGCAAGGCTGTTAAGAGCGGCGCAAAATACGTCGTTAGTCCGCATCTCTCGGAAGAACTTGCAATTCAGTCTAGAGCGCTCGAGACGCTTTACCTTCCTGGCATAATGACTCCTACTGAGTACGTAAAGGCCACAGGGCTCGGCTGTTCTATGGTCAAAGTCTTCCCTGGCGATGTCCTTTCACCATCCTTTGTGAAGTCATTGAGAGGGCCCTTCCCTGAGGCGCTGTGTGTGGTGTCGGGAGGAGTCAATCTCGACAACATAGACACGTGGTTCAAGGCAGGTACCGCCGCCGTCGGCATAGGATCCGATCTGACTAAGGGGACCCCGGAAGAGATAGAGGAGAAGGCGAGACAGTACGTTGCCAAGGTCAAGAGTTTCTTTGGGTAA
- a CDS encoding dihydroorotate dehydrogenase: MKCNLRADLGRIGILPTPVIISSGTFGLSKPYFDLLESEYVGAVVTKTITLNPKTGNAQPRILEAPSSMINSIGLENPGVLRFIEDYKDGYGKLEIPVIVSISGNSVSEFVDIADKLNGIDGAAAIELNLSCPNVDSEGLSFGSSPERIGNVVSECGKTSKYPLIAKLSPFQAIDASFARSAEMAGASAISLINTVPAMKIDIDRFRSALGALSGGMSGPAVKPIAIKMIYEISREINLPLIGMGGISSGEDAVEFIMVGASAISIGTMNMVNPGLPKSIVEFIETFMGIHSVSGIHEITQRFTQRNS; encoded by the coding sequence ATGAAATGTAATTTGAGAGCAGATCTTGGACGTATAGGCATTTTACCTACTCCCGTAATAATTTCTTCGGGGACCTTTGGACTGTCCAAACCGTATTTTGACCTTCTGGAATCTGAATATGTCGGAGCGGTGGTAACAAAGACGATCACTTTGAACCCCAAAACCGGTAATGCTCAGCCGAGAATCCTTGAGGCCCCTTCCTCAATGATAAATTCGATCGGCCTCGAAAACCCCGGCGTTCTTCGTTTCATCGAAGACTACAAAGACGGGTATGGAAAACTGGAGATTCCAGTGATCGTTAGTATAAGTGGAAATTCAGTATCTGAGTTTGTTGATATAGCTGACAAACTTAATGGAATCGACGGGGCGGCCGCCATTGAACTGAATCTTTCCTGCCCGAATGTCGATTCAGAAGGACTCTCTTTCGGGTCAAGCCCTGAGAGAATCGGCAATGTGGTATCTGAATGCGGCAAGACTAGCAAATACCCGCTGATCGCTAAACTCAGCCCCTTTCAAGCTATTGACGCTTCCTTCGCCAGAAGTGCGGAAATGGCAGGGGCATCAGCAATATCACTGATAAATACTGTACCAGCCATGAAGATTGACATAGACAGGTTCAGATCTGCACTAGGCGCCCTATCCGGCGGAATGTCAGGACCTGCGGTTAAACCCATAGCGATAAAAATGATCTATGAAATCAGCAGAGAAATAAACCTTCCTCTAATTGGAATGGGAGGTATCTCCTCAGGAGAAGATGCGGTCGAGTTCATTATGGTAGGCGCCAGCGCAATATCCATTGGAACCATGAACATGGTGAATCCTGGCCTGCCCAAATCCATAGTCGAGTTCATAGAGACCTTCATGGGGATTCATTCAGTATCTGGAATACATGAGATTACTCAAAGATTTACCCAAAGAAACTCTTGA
- a CDS encoding dihydroorotate dehydrogenase electron transfer subunit, with amino-acid sequence MNVVNEKCEVIRNERVSSDGHVLVLNSRDISRQTLPGQFVEIGCYGEDMILRRPFSVFDVSSESLSLFIKIVGKGTKWLSELNSGSIVDLIGPLGNGFTLSSNTRSLLIGGGCGIASLNLLSRKLFDSDSNTDTIFGFSKPEEIPQEIIEGFQKRSNRVLVTVDKGPYPIIGNVVDRLKEIDLENYDRFYCCGPTRMLKALEPFLYKREAEVSLEARMACGIGVCYGCTINTKHGSKRVCLDGPVFKMEEVEWNEM; translated from the coding sequence ATGAATGTTGTGAATGAAAAATGCGAAGTGATCAGAAACGAAAGGGTTAGTTCCGACGGGCATGTACTGGTTCTTAATTCTAGAGATATCTCCCGACAGACCCTCCCCGGACAGTTTGTTGAAATCGGTTGTTATGGAGAAGATATGATTTTGAGAAGACCATTTTCCGTCTTCGATGTCTCAAGTGAAAGCCTATCCCTATTCATAAAGATTGTTGGAAAGGGGACAAAATGGTTGAGTGAACTCAATTCCGGATCTATTGTTGATCTCATAGGACCGCTAGGAAATGGATTCACTTTGTCAAGCAACACTAGATCGCTTTTGATTGGAGGGGGATGCGGAATTGCTTCACTGAATCTTCTTTCTCGAAAGCTATTTGATTCAGACAGTAACACGGACACTATTTTCGGCTTCTCAAAACCCGAAGAGATCCCTCAAGAAATCATCGAAGGATTTCAGAAGAGATCAAACAGAGTTCTAGTCACAGTTGACAAAGGACCTTACCCCATCATCGGAAACGTTGTGGATAGGTTGAAGGAAATTGATCTTGAAAACTATGACAGATTCTACTGCTGCGGCCCAACAAGAATGTTGAAGGCGCTTGAGCCCTTTCTCTACAAGAGAGAAGCCGAGGTATCTCTTGAAGCGCGTATGGCATGCGGCATCGGGGTTTGTTATGGCTGCACCATCAATACAAAACACGGTAGCAAGCGAGTCTGTCTAGATGGACCGGTTTTCAAAATGGAAGAGGTTGAATGGAATGAAATGTAA
- a CDS encoding dihydroorotase, with product MLLIRNSNLVDWRKSSRTTCDILIDDGVIKKIDTRIECSDADIIEAKGLVAIPGIVDPHVHLRQPGYEWKETVESGVLAATSGAVTSLCAMPNVMPCPDSVENYHYVRSFQKDTVIRVLQSCSINQNLSGRRNNWKELYEAGATVFTNDGLPVDRNSDMAAVLWFSRETGVLVAEHPEIPEFDKSLRKTEHAVICRDVILNEGIGGRLHLQHVSLASSIDFLKQAREKNIRFTIETCPHYFIETSEGLPDGFYEVYPPIRTADDLKAIRWAIVSGLIDIIASDHAPHTLEEKTSEVPARGFSGVELLFPLSYTALVSEGLLSLQALTKLLTFNSSNLLGINPACLEEGERADIVLFDPNESWIVEESSMYSKGKNTPFLGKKLDAKVKYTIASGKIVYPFTGEPV from the coding sequence ATGCTCCTAATTAGAAACTCAAATCTCGTAGATTGGAGAAAATCCAGCAGGACAACCTGTGACATTCTGATCGACGACGGTGTGATAAAGAAGATAGATACAAGAATTGAATGCAGTGATGCAGATATCATTGAAGCAAAAGGACTTGTTGCAATACCTGGAATAGTAGATCCCCACGTACACTTGAGACAACCGGGGTATGAGTGGAAAGAGACTGTGGAAAGCGGCGTCCTGGCAGCGACCTCCGGCGCTGTTACCTCACTGTGTGCCATGCCAAATGTTATGCCATGTCCGGACTCAGTTGAAAACTATCATTATGTCAGGTCCTTTCAAAAGGATACGGTTATAAGAGTTCTGCAGTCCTGTTCAATAAACCAAAACCTGTCTGGCAGGCGAAATAACTGGAAAGAGCTTTATGAAGCCGGCGCAACAGTATTCACCAATGATGGTCTTCCCGTAGATCGAAATAGCGACATGGCCGCTGTTCTCTGGTTTTCAAGAGAAACAGGTGTCCTGGTAGCCGAACATCCCGAAATTCCGGAATTTGACAAAAGTTTGCGAAAAACAGAGCATGCTGTCATTTGCAGGGATGTCATCCTTAACGAGGGGATCGGTGGTAGGCTTCATCTTCAGCACGTCAGCTTAGCCAGTTCAATTGATTTTCTCAAACAAGCAAGAGAAAAGAACATCAGATTCACAATAGAAACGTGTCCCCATTACTTCATAGAAACCAGTGAGGGGCTGCCCGACGGCTTTTATGAGGTCTATCCACCTATAAGAACAGCTGATGACTTGAAAGCGATCAGATGGGCAATAGTCTCTGGTTTGATAGATATTATTGCTTCGGATCACGCACCACACACATTAGAAGAAAAAACATCTGAAGTACCTGCTAGAGGCTTTTCGGGAGTAGAACTACTTTTTCCGCTCTCGTACACTGCCCTTGTCAGCGAAGGGCTTCTCTCTCTACAGGCATTGACTAAGCTTCTCACATTTAATTCTTCGAATCTCTTGGGAATAAACCCCGCCTGTCTTGAAGAGGGAGAACGAGCCGACATCGTCCTTTTTGATCCCAATGAATCATGGATTGTCGAAGAGTCCTCTATGTATTCAAAAGGGAAGAATACTCCCTTCCTGGGGAAGAAACTAGATGCGAAGGTGAAGTATACCATTGCCTCTGGAAAAATAGTCTACCCCTTCACTGGAGAGCCAGTATGA